The DNA region TTCTCATCGCATGGGATTTTCTGTTCTTTCTACAACTGTCTTGCAGGATTTCGTTTAGCATCTTCCCGGAAACCAGTCCCAGCAGGACCGCTGCTACTCCTTTCTGTCGGCATGTTGTCCTTCTTTGTAATGGCGTATATGCACGACAGTTTACCTCCTATATACGTACCTGATCCGTTACCTTTACCTTAGCCTAGATGAGAGCATTTGGTTGATAACCTGAGAGGAAAGCTCTCAAAAGTATGAATCAAGAacagtttttgcttttttcccCACACCAATAAATTGCAAAGCTGTGTGAGGCTAATGTGGAGAGAATAATGTTTGTTTCATATGCATCTCCATTCAAGAATTTGTAAGTGACTTTGTTTGATGTTGAAATGATCcaaatataaagtttgatgttgaATGATCCAAAAGAgaaagttataatattttgtgGACCATACTATTGAGAATCGTTGGGTCCTAATAGCTTCCCTTACAACTTAGAAGCACATTTTTTTTATGGACAGTATATACACACTCCATCTGAAAGTGATGTACCATCTGCTTTGTTTGATCTAAGAACTACAACTTTTCGGGACTTTTAAAGAGACTATCAGAATCTATTGTAGCGCAAataaatttgactaattacgGTTACTGTAATATTATAGTATTGAGTTCGTGTGTTCTTAAGTAGCAGTAATCTCTTGAGCAGTGGGAGTATCGTCATACACCAGTTCCTCAACTGGATTCATCTCAGCCCACGTAGCTGCATCTGCATATCCCAGCTCAAACAGCTTTTCTAACACCTCATCCTCTGCTGGCTCCAGTGCCCAATTTAATAGCTAAGTATCAGGAAAACCAAGATTAACACACTAACACTCAAAAGAGAAGGATAATAATCTCATTAGAGATTTAGAAGAAACTGAGCACTTACTTGTCTAGCTGTTGCCCTGTTTAAAGGGTTGCAATCTGGGCAGATCTCAATACCCTTTAGTTTGAAATTACTCGCGGAAAAAGCACAAACTCGAACCTGTGAAAGATTGATGCAGAAAGTTCAATAAGCTCTATGGAACATCTACAGAAGTCAAATGGATTGAACATATAAAAGGGCTTCCAATATTTGGAAAAGGCCACACACACTCTCTAGCAGCTCAAATATACATAATGAACAGCTGACAAGCAGGCGCCTAAGATAGAGAAAATgagaacaaaacaacacaacagTCATGTACATACTGTTTTAGCAGCCGCTGTTGGTGGCATAAATAATGTCAAGCCTCCATCAACACAAACTCGATTACGGAACATCGTTGCAGGTCTTGGTGCAAGATATCTGCATGTGTTTTTAATTCTGGTTGTTAAAGTTTTGTTCTCCAGAAAACTCTCAAGGtttcaaaagcaaaaagagTGATATTTTACCCTGGAATAAAAGAAGATGTGAAAATTGCATTTATCAGATCGCTCTTGGAGTCAAACTGATCAACTAGTAACCCTCTAGGTCTCCAAAACACCTGTGTGATGGCAACTACAACACAGTTGAATGATCAACAACGTCAGACCCGAAGACAAGTAAGGCATGAGGAATACAACTCAAAGAAAGAAGACGTTATTCCTCACCTCGAATTCTCCCGTTGGATCTAATGTGAATATCATCTGGCAGTAACCTCTCCATGGATTCTCTGAGGACAGCCTAAAACAACAGGAACTTGTATGTAACTTAAAGCCAAACTCCTCACAGCAAATAACAATATACTCTAAAGCTAGGTAGATGATTTGattgatatacaaaaaagaGCAGCAACACCTAGGAACTTATACAACTCCATGGCTCTAAACATTTGTAAATGtactgagaaagaagaaggctcatTACCCCAAGACGGAACGCAGTGCCATTGCGTCGACAATCATCAGCAAGCTCCTTAGTAGCGTCAAGAGCTTCTCGCATAGAGGCTCCTGAGGTTATCACAGCACAGACAATAGCACCAGCAGAAGATCCTGCTAAAGGAGTAGTTTCCTaaatcaaacacacaacaaacaaaaatcatgttcCTTCCTCAAAATCATAATGGTTTATAATAAAACACAATCAATCCATGAGAACAAAATGAAGCACCTTGATGTAACCCTTTTCAATTAACAACTGAGCAACGCCAAGATGATAAGGAAACAAAAGACCAGCAGCAGAGAAACTAAAACCAGGACTTGTAATgactctcctctctttctccgCTTCAACATCCTTAACCCTTTGTTCCCATATCACCGCTGGCTCAATCTCATCCTCAATCACACTACCTATTCTATCTCCATCATCAACCGTCGGCGTCTTCTTCTGAATCTCCTTAGAAGACTTCAATAGTCTCGACGCAATTCCGATGAAAAGCTCACCGGTGGCAACAGCGAATGATCTCTTCTTCTCGGAATCTGTggaaaagttttgattttggggAGACCCATTAGAAGAAGAACAGCATGATAACCTAAAGGCGAGAGTTTTCGAAGAAAGGTTGAAGCTTTTTCTTGCACGCAGAGAGATGAATGGGGCGGAACGGAGAGACATCGCCATGGAATTAATGGGGTCAAGCTTTgggttttggaatttttttcgaaaaaagTTAGGGATTTTGAATTAATCACACGATCATCGCAGCACACAAAACACTCATGAGGATGTGACTCTGTTTGGTTTCGTGGCGAAATTAGTTTGGTGAAGTTGGAGAGGAAACACACTTAAAcgatatacaaaaagaaaactttgtAGGTCTCCCAAGGAAGCAACGTTTGGCGAGAGTCTCTGTTCAATCCAACTCTGTATCTAGCTTCTCTGTTTTAGGAGAGAATCTAGGAAGGGCTGATTTAGGAAGGTCAAAAGAGTAAAAACATGATTCTGATTTGATGGTTTCTGTTTCGGTTTCTGTTTCAACCATACCGAAAGTGTAATTAAATTACCTAAATTAGTCATGCCGGTCCTATCGTATCGACGAACTACTTTTTATGGATCCAACCAGAAATGTTGGCTTTAAAAATTCAAGTATCTGACTAGATTTTGGACGTCATCACGAACGAAAGAAGTAATAGTCGAGCCTTCATGTAAGAGTGGAACATGAGATTCACGACGCTCATGCGCCGCGACCTCGTTGCAACAAATGATACTCGTCGGATTTCGGTGGAAAAAGCAAACTATGTTGCTTCTTTCAAGACCATAATATAGCATGTCCTATATATTAAAGTATAtacatgatatttttttaatgttaaagagtattcaatttatataaataagtgtCTAATGGCTATTTCCGGATTTAGGCCCATTACAATTCTCTTAGGGCCTAAACCGAatacatcaaatcaaacaaaattacagAACACAAAACCAACTCGGTTTCCTAAACAGGTACATGAAATCCTAATCCCCAAAGAAAAACTCTGTCGGAGCTGCCGTCCAAGAATTGCGGATACACACCGGAACAGGACCTCCAGTGTGTCTGGACGCTGTGAGTCGAACAGAGATGGTGATCTAGGATCCGTTGtcatcccgccaccgtagaactgtagttgacgaggaagaagataacCGAGCTTACCTTTGTCGAGGAGATCCAAGCTTAGTCGTGAGAGAGGAATAGTGGTAGGGAGTAGATCTGCAAANNNNNNNNNNNNNNNNNNNNNNNNNNNNNNNNNNNNNNNNNNNNNNNNNNNNNNNNNNNNNNNNNNNNNNNNNNNNNNNNNNNNNNNNNNNNNNNNNNNNNNNNNNNNNNNNNNNNNNNNCGTGGCGAAATTAGTTTGGTGAAGTTGGAGAGGAAACACACTTAAAcgatatacaaaaagaaaactttgtAGGTCTCCCAAGGAAGCAACGTTTGGCGAGAGTCTCTGTTCAATCCAACTCTGTATCTAGCTTCTCTGTTTTAGGAGAGAATCTAGGAAGGGCTGATTTAGGAAGGTCAAAAGAGTAAAAACATGATTCTGATTTGATGGTTTCTGTTTCGGTTTCTGTTTCAACCATACCGAAAGTGTAATTAAATTACCTAAATTAGTCATGCCGGTCCTATCGTATCGACGAACTACTTTTTATGGATCCAACCAGAAATGTTGGCTTTAAAAATTCAAGTATCTGACTAGATTTTGGACGTCATCACGAACGAAAGAAGTAATAGTCGAGCCTTCATGTAAGAGTGGAACATGAGATTCACGACGCTCATGCGCCGCGACCTCGTTGCAACAAATGATACTCGTCGGATTTCGGTGGAAAAAGCAAACTATGTTGCTTCTTTCAAGACCATAATATAGCATGTCCTATATATTAAAGTATAtacatgatatttttttaatgttaaagagtattcaatttatataaataagtgtCTAATGGCTATTTCCGGATTTAGGCCCATTACAATTCTCTTAGGGCCTAAACCGAatacatcaaatcaaacaaaattacagAACACAAAACCAACTCGGTTTCCTAAACAGGTACATGAAATCCTAATCCCCAAAGAAAAACTCTGTCGGAGCTGCCGTCCAAGAATTGCGGATACACACCGGAACAGGACCTCCAGTGTGTCTGGACGCTGTGAGTCGAACAGAGATGGTGATCTAGGATCCGTTGtcatcccgccaccgtagaactgtagttgacgaggaagaagataacCGAGCTTACCTTTGTCGAGGAGATCCAAGCTTAGTCGTGAGAGAGGAATAGTGGTAGGGAGTAGATCTGCAAACCTTCAATGGTGGCTTAGCTCCGCCTTGCCGCAGACGACCTCCCCTATCGAACAACGGCGTAGCGAAACTTCCAGAATTTCCAGTCTTCAGATCTAACCACTATCCTCACTCGTTCCTCACCGTGAATCTCCTTCCTCTGTTCTGCGTCGCTACACCGACGATGGAGCTCTCACCGACAGTGTCTCGTAGAAACTTCTCCCTTGATTTTGATATGAGATCTTTGCCTAGCTGATGCAGCGGTTTACGGATGAAGCACCATGAGCCACAGGGTCCTCTTCGTCGCCAGAATCAACGGAGAACCCTACCGACGGAGCATGAGATTgtgatcagaaaaaaaaaagtgttttgaaAGAGAAATCGTTGTGAGTGAGATCCACGCGCGCGACTTCTCTCGAATCTAAgaataaacaagtttttttataCATGATATACTtgataccaacaaaaaaaaacttatatgttGCTACGTTCAAGGAAGATACCACGATATGAGATGCCAATCATGTATAATAGCActcatttctctttttattgTAGCTTCACCGCAATAAAGTCTATCTTGTGGGTTAGCAAAAGCTAACTGACAATAGTCACGTTTGCTGCCAATAACAGTGTGATATTCGATTAGATCATGAAGTGCTCTCTCGTTAGATAAGTGTGAGCTTTTAGTAAAGACATCATAGGTTTTCAAAGTTGTTTTGGCTTTAGCCACCTTGGTCTTTGTGAGAAGATCGATGCTCGTGTTACATGAGGTAAAGTCCTCTGGTGGAATATGTGACTTCGATGCTAAGAAAAGGTTTATATCGCCTAAATCTTTGACCAAGAAATGTTATGCAAGACAAGTGAAAAACTGTTGAGCAATTTTGTCACTCTTTCCAGTCAAAATTATGTCGTCGAAGACCATCACCAACAGACTAACCCTATAAactttgcttaaaaaaaaattattttaatcatatttatatatttattatcttttttttaattgtaaccACTATGTTAATGACAGCTCTTAAATTGTTGAGAGAACCGTTTCTTGCTAGAGTAATTTGAGCACagattcttttgttcttttcttctctctcatcactatattaattttttattaataagtcACTTAATTAGCAATCCCCACTATAAATGCTCTAAGTATACAAAGAAACAATGGTGATAAATGAAGATATGTGTGGACAAAAAGACTAAAGAGTTGACAAAACCAACAACTATAAGATATAGGTGGTGAATGGAGAACAAAAGTGCGGAGCATTTTCTGTGAGTTTATCAAATAACGCAAAATTTCACCATTCAGCACAATTATTGTAACTGGGcgtttttcaaaattaaattttggaaTTAACCACTAGACAAAGACATGAACCGCTTTTCAAATCAAACAAGTTTTTACCCAGTGGATTTACAAAAACTGCAGAAGATATTATACTTTTTGATTAATATAactaatagatatatttataaagagaaCAAAGTCTTTCTCTCACtattatttctctctttctctctcactattatttttggtaatgttttttacttatttttaacaAGTCTTttatactaacaaaaaaatatataactcaattgttgtttaaaaaaaataatataatttatgatattattgttaGTTAAACCAATTTGGAACTAAAGATTGATATTATGAATAGATTTGTAATTCAAAGAGCTTGAtaatggttctttttttttattgtgttgtatttttttatgattgaacTAGTAACTGATTCgataataaatatgtatattaaaatttatttttaaataatttttggtattttaaattcagaaattaaaatatatatttattaatacaaaacaaatgaaaatatatacttatactacttattaataaaataatatgaaatccgcaCTGCCAATTGGTTTTCACCAattaaacattattttgtaccgcttattttggaataaccgcacttgtcccgcaaatacatttgtcccgcacgtactgcagttgaaccgtaccacACTAGCAAATTTTTTGTCCTGCACTACTAAATCGGTGGTTACCCAATACAAAAAATGGGTATATTGTATCActtaaatctatactaataaaaagtaggagctataagctcctaaaggcgtccacataggattttaaacctccaattgtgattagacacttcactaattaacattttttaaaatctccagaattttctatattaagaattattttaaacaaccattcaggatttgacatatcattcattaacattttttaaatttccagaatttttttgaaaaatgaaaattttaaatttatggaaataaaagaactatgcacaatatcccacatcagctagaaattttttagacaatgattcagaaccaatataaataagattaatatgcttccaacaacgaatgaacaggaaatcttgatttatcaggcgtccaagtttaaaagtatattcggtttgatccggttttttatttgatcaaattaaaactttaaaaagtctgaaaaaaataaattataatatttaaaaattttaaaagttttaatattataaatattgaaacttttaaaagttcttagcttttaaaaagtttttaaatattataatttttaaattttaaaagtttaaaatattagaaatattgaaactttttaaaagattcaaaatttatattttgaaaccttttaaaagtttaaaatattataaatatttatgtaaaacataaattatcttatttatctacgtttgtactttttatttcttatgagttgtacaacatatttttgtgtatgattttatagataagctgatattttttcattaattttttattttattttattttattttttatgagaaaagaaatgattttgttcttggagtttgatggattaacaagttgtgtgatagtctaaaaaaatgttttttagtggaagaaagtgaagaagttggcgaggatgaagaagaaaaagagtatatcgaagaaccagacggtaaaagtaatgatgacgattaccacgaaatttgacaatagaaatgacaagaaataatatgaagaataagaaaacattgaataaaaacacacaaaaacataggtggtagcgatcaattaaatatgaaaacgagttaaaNGATaaaactgttttgttttctagtggtcaaagaaatagtttaggatatgtgaggtcatcagtttaattcgcctcgcctggatgtcgagttaagttcataatttttttgttatcagatttgattttataacacaactgatttttatatttcaaaattttgtgtatctgaaatttaacttttttccttaatactaatttaaatttttataagataatattttattaccgtcatcaatcatatatatttttcatcaaaatatatcaaatatatccACGCGTAGCGtgagttcaaaacctagttGTATCATAAAACTAAGTAATGTTACTTTGaattacttatttaaaaatgaaacaaataaatatattaagcaTCGATTATTAAAGTGATGTTTTAATAAACTAATTtgacatcaattaaataaaattgatttaacCTGTATGCGTTTGtatcacttttaaaaaaaattgatataaattataGATTCACATCGTTTAGATAATTGatgaatcttttaattttattgaaatcactttttaatatgatacaaaatttatatcGATAAAAACTGATGTTAATTTACACTagctataattaaaaatcacttacttatttatttattgtcaaCAAAAAGCCAAGGAAAGAATTAATGAATTAATgtaattacttattttttattgttgtcaataatttttttttctttccttggTAGTTAAGGTGGGATTTTTACAATCCCACATTGACCACTTCTTAAGGAGGGGTGGGATCTatctattataaatatttaaacctaTTTGATTGTCATTACTTAAGTTTAGTGGGATAACAACTAATTGTGGACCTTCATAAATATAgtagaaataatatatactatagatatcaatataatatataaactaatatgattgaaaatataaataattaaatattttactacagaaaaatattttcatataatttattataatattgattttaGCATCATGCTTTTAAAAATGGTATAACtattttacattagttttgataaatgatacaaatattttatatcaagttagtaaaaatgatgtaagaaattgtaacattttttataaGTGATGTAAATGAACATCAATTCAGtaattgaaacaaatatttatttcaaatgatacaaattatttgcatcaacaaaatgtaaatcatttGTTTAAGTGATTAACATCATTTAAACATGATACAAACAACTAATACAAATGATGTAAAaccatcattttttttgtagtgaccATTCGAACCCATATTTTGAGCCATGCACGACATGTTAGACGTCATTCATGGCTTTCCTCATTTAAAATACACAATGATAAACCTATTTAGAAGGTGATGTTGGAAAATGCACAAGCTAATAGGACAGCTCTTACCATTGACAGAACCGTCGTAACTCTgcttttttaatcttatttatttttttagaagtCTTAtttgggttaaaaaaaatttccttatagaattttaattaataaaaaataaaatatacatgatAATAAATTTAAGACTTTATTCGTGAGctatcttattttataaagttgggttttgaaagttagccattaataaaattttgacatgtgtcaagtttatatcaatctgagattttgacatgtgtaaaagttaatatttaagaAGAGGGATttgagattacaacaaaaaaatatatttcgttttaaacaatattaataatgtaaaaagataaatatcaaaaaatataaaaattatatatatttttttaaaataattataagaagatatatatatatatatatgcatatatatcataaaatttgaaactataacatttatttttaattttaagttattaattctacaaaaaaaaatagaaatgagattaatgaaaatatacagttaattattaattctaaattttataaatactcacttctatataaacatagattgtctcattttttcatctaacaaaataatttattcaaaaatattgttttcaactttgttctattggtaaaactCTTTTAATGGAAaggttattttttcttattttttttgaaccaaaattttctcctactttctcctttttcagtttggaataggtaagattaatatgtgcgtcttttttctaatactttatttttaaatttaatgtagtatttatagattgttttatttaatttatctttttttttgagttaatttatcttttcacctttgaattatttgggattcatatattatcttgattgtaattttctattatttctatatatatgtcaagttaatgtttttctaatttctcaaccttgatggGTTGGTCATAGAAccttttgtgcaaacataattgttaccattcattcaatcccaaagggagataaggATTAGAAGCTTATCAAActaatggttagataaaatagactaatcaaacataagcttacaacaaaaatatatatatatatatagattggaaaaacataaattgttgttgataaatCCATAGGAGTTcggagactgtgacaccctggtttgcagataggtttaaaagaattgtttgaccacctatgtcaccaaagtgcacttatcttttcgatcaagggtcctgagagaactccagagttaatcgtacttgagctggagtagtttcaggatgggtaaCATTTCGAGAAGTGATTATCATAACTGTGCGattgaggacaaaacacatggaaatatcatatggtgatttgtagggtcagttaacaagtatttaaagcctcccagacttAACAGACCagccgtcagatatggatggacCAGGAGTAGACGTAGGGCCCACTAAAAAAACATGTCATGGGCATTCTGGACGTTCCAGATACAAATGCTACATTATGGTGTGAAaaacacttccacgaatacattagaaaatttaacattagttactatcaaaagattttgcgacgttagaaaaaggtctttagtttcataggttgttggagcaagccattttaagatagctaaaagacgtaaACATATTCTCTCCATACATGAGGAGGGCatagccgaggttctctctatggtggaggaggttggacgcaagattatTTCCCTAAGggaagaaggtggaggaggttgaacgcaaggttatctctctgAAGGAGGAATGTGAAGCCAAGATtctcttcatggtggaggaggatggaCGCAAGATTCTCTCTAtaaggaggagggcagagccgaggttctctccatggttggttatacactattgtgatgatacatcattgattatactatgtcatatattttttatttaaaatattttttgagccaataatattagcaattaaaaatactatgcaaaagtgaaagtaaaaagacataataattggcttaatgtgttcatacaaacattttctaggtggtgataaagaatacatttgtaatatacaatatatttagatgtaaaaaatacgcttttaatggtaacatatataaaaaatttgtagatggatataaatatgtatattatagcaaacataaaatttataaataacataaaacaaattttataatatttttataaaatataatgtaatttacaaaactttaaacttgGACAAGGGCGATTCTTATCTAGTAATAAATAAAGACAAGGTTTGTCTGACAAAGTTTGAACAAATATGAGTTCGCGACGCGTAAAATCAAGTACTCTTTCACTAGTCTGTTTTTGCGAGTTCGTCAACATTATTGACAAACTCTACCAGTAACAAACCTAAGAAGATTTTTGAACTAGGCCAATataattcaaagttttttttcgATGGAGCAGATATGTTTGTTTCTCAATAACAATTagggaaattaaaaaatttacccAGATCATCTGACCTTCCTTCTTTGTACCAAGGTTCGCCTCTGGACTCTGCTGGTAGATATCTTGCAAGACAGTATATAGATTGCTCATTCTCGCCATTATGCGTCTGGAAATTGAAATCTATAACCC from Camelina sativa cultivar DH55 chromosome 3, Cs, whole genome shotgun sequence includes:
- the LOC104777338 gene encoding patatin-like phospholipase domain-containing protein 4; the protein is MAMSLRSAPFISLRARKSFNLSSKTLAFRLSCCSSSNGSPQNQNFSTDSEKKRSFAVATGELFIGIASRLLKSSKEIQKKTPTVDDGDRIGSVIEDEIEPAVIWEQRVKDVEAEKERRVITSPGFSFSAAGLLFPYHLGVAQLLIEKGYIKETTPLAGSSAGAIVCAVITSGASMREALDATKELADDCRRNGTAFRLGAVLRESMERLLPDDIHIRSNGRIRVAITQVFWRPRGLLVDQFDSKSDLINAIFTSSFIPGYLAPRPATMFRNRVCVDGGLTLFMPPTAAAKTVRVCAFSASNFKLKGIEICPDCNPLNRATARQLLNWALEPAEDEVLEKLFELGYADAATWAEMNPVEELVYDDTPTAQEITAT